The Euphorbia lathyris chromosome 3, ddEupLath1.1, whole genome shotgun sequence genome contains a region encoding:
- the LOC136223147 gene encoding uncharacterized protein, whose amino-acid sequence MEEVINRGDLHVNVVRQSPLRPNANLKSTVSGRSTPKNSPSFRRLHSSRTPRREGRGFGGGIQWFRSSRIVYWLLLITLWAYLGFYVQSRWAHGDNKDDFLGFGGQTDSEISDTEQRTGRDLLANDSSLVLNKEANKVKVEDVKDMDVVLTEKENTVSTSLKKVSTSKKRSKRSERRLRSKKHIKQKTTVEAENNAVEVQEPDIPQKNSSYGFLVGPFGSIEDRVLEWSPEKRTGTCDRKGEFARLVWSRKFVLIFHELSMTGAPLSMMELATEFLSCGATVSAVVLSKKGGLMPELARRRIKVLEDKADFSFKTAMKADIVIAGSAVCASWIDQYMTRFPAGGSQIVWWIMENRREYFDRAKIVLNRVKMLAFLSESQSKQWLSWCGEENIKLRSPPAIVPLSITDELAFVAGISCSLNTPITTPEKMLEKRQLLRNSVRKEMGLTDNDVLMMSLSSINPGKGQLLLLEAAQQLIEGQTLHKLKTSVDRSTLAEKNHLRGLLQESRDSDKKLSEPKKKISRLTRLFKRRQRKSKVVSNVDAAPKQNLKVLIGSVGSKSNKIPYVKEMLSYISQHTNLSKSVMWTPSTTRVASLYSAADIYVINSQGLGETFGRVTIEAMAFGLPVVGTDGGGTKEIVEHNVTGLVHPMGHPGTRVLAQNVQYLLRNPSLRGQMGMKGKKKVERMYLKRQMYKKFAEVLYKCMRVK is encoded by the exons ATGGAGGAAGTAATAAACAGAGGAGATTTACATGTAAATGTGGTTCGACAATCACCATTAAGGCCAAATGCAAATTTGAAGTCTACAGTGTCAGGGAGATCAACTCCTAAGAACTCTCCCTCATTTAGGAGGTTGCACTCCAGCCGAACGCCACGAAGAGAGGGTAGGGGTTTTGGAGGTGGCATACAATGGTTTAGGAGCAGTCGAATTGTCTATTGGTTGCTTCTCATTACTCTGTGGGCATATCTTGGGTTTTATGTCCAGTCCAGGTGGGCTCATGGTGATAACAAGGATGATTTTCTAGGGTTTGGAGGACAAACTGATAGTGAGATTTCAGACACGGAACAGCGCACAGGAAGAGATTTGCTTGCCAATGATAGTTCTTTGGTTCTAAATAAAGAGGCTAATAAAGTAAAGGTAGAAGATGTTAAAGACATGGATGTGGTTTTGACTGAGAAGGAAAATACTGTTTCTACCAGTCTGAAAAAAGTTTCTACTTCTAAGAAGAGGAGTAAGAGATCAGAGCGCAGGCTGCGTAGTAAAAAGCATATTAAGCAGAAGACAACCGTTGAAGCTGAAAATAATGCTGTAGAGGTGCAAGAACCAGACATTCCTCAGAAGAATTCCTCTTATGGGTTTCTTGTAGGTCCTTTTGGGTCCATTGAAGACAGAGTTCTAGAATGGAGTCCTGAGAAGCGAACAGGAACCTGCGATAGGAAGGGGGAGTTTGCTCGTCTTGTTTGGTCTAGGAAATTTGTGTTGATATTCCACGAGCTCTCAATGACTGGGGCTCCACTTTCAATGATGGAGTTGGCAACTGAATTTTTGAGCTGTGGAGCAACAGTTTCAGCTGTAGTTCTCAGCAAAAAGGGTGGTTTGATGCCAGAGCTTGCTAGAAGAAGAATCAAAGTGCTTGAGGACAAAGCTGACTTCAGCTTCAAAACTGCCATGAAAGCTGACATTGTCATTGCTGGATCTGCAGTCTGTGCATCATGGATAG ATCAGTATATGACTCGTTTCCCAGCTGGTGGAAGTCAAATTGTTTGGTGGATAATGGAAAATCGACGTGAGTACTTTGATCGGGCAAAAATAGTCCTCAATCGAGTTAAGATGCTGGCATTTCTTTCTGAATCTCAGAGCAAACAGTGGCTTTCTTGGTGTGGCGAAGAAAATATTAAGTTGAGATCTCCACCTGCAATAGTTCCACTTTCTATTACTGATGAGCTAGCTTTTGTAGCTGGCATTTCCTGTTCACTAAATACTCCAATTACTACCCCAGAGAAGATGCTGGAGAAGAGGCAATTGCTACGAAATTCTGTCAGAAAAGAAATGGGCTTGACAGATAATGATGTGCTTATGATGTCTCTCAGCAGTATAAATCCTGGAAAGGGTCAACTCTTACTTCTTGAAGCAGCACAGCAGCTTATTGAAGGACAAACTTTGCACAAACTAAAAACTTCAGTGGATAGATCTACCTTAGCTGAGAAGAATCATTTAAGAGGCTTGTTACAGGAGTCAAGAGATTCTGATAAAAAATTAAGTGAACCTAAGAAAAAAATTTCAAGGCTAACTCGGCTCTTTAAGAGAAGACAGAGAAAAAGTAAAGTGGTGTCTAATGTTGATGCAGCACCAAAACAGAAccttaaggttcttattggtTCTGTTGGATCTAAAAGTAATAAGATTCCCTATGTGAAGGAGATGCTGAGCTACATATCCCAGCACACAAACTTGTCTAAATCAGTGATGTGGACGCCATCAACCACTCGTGTTGCTTCACTATACTCTGCAGCGGATATTTATGTTATAAACTCCCAG GGGCTCGGAGAAACTTTTGGGAGAGTAACAATTGAAGCAATGGCATTTGGCCTTCCA GTGGTTGGAACAGATGGCGGAGGGACAAAAGAAATTGTTGAGCATAATGTGACAGGACTTGTTCACCCTATGGGACATCCGGGGACTCGTGTTCTTGCACAAAATGTGCAATATTTGCTGAGAAATCCATCATTGAGAGGGCAAATGGGgatgaaaggaaagaaaaaggtGGAAAGAATGTATCTGAAGCGGCAGATGTACAAAAAATTTGCAGAGGTTCTGTATAAGTGCATGAGAGTGAAATAA